One region of Candidatus Rokuibacteriota bacterium genomic DNA includes:
- a CDS encoding response regulator, protein MLTSVLEGPGYLVTEASDPRQALEILSAARYDLVLSDLHLLKRGGSIGLLREVREMYHHCRVVVMATYGDIGTALQAVREGAHDFVTKPVDPDHLLRIVNQALRDPTGRVKPILSASEY, encoded by the coding sequence ATGCTCACGTCGGTGCTCGAGGGCCCCGGCTACCTGGTCACCGAGGCGTCCGATCCCCGCCAAGCCCTCGAGATCCTGAGCGCCGCACGGTACGACCTCGTGTTGAGCGACCTGCACCTCTTAAAGCGCGGGGGCAGCATCGGACTCCTGCGGGAGGTGCGCGAGATGTACCACCACTGCCGGGTCGTCGTCATGGCGACCTATGGCGACATCGGGACCGCCCTGCAGGCCGTCAGAGAAGGCGCACACGACTTCGTCACGAAGCCCGTCGACCCTGATCACCTCCTCCGAATTGTCAATCAAGCCTTGCGGGACCCGACCGGCAGAGTAAAGCCCATCCTGTCCGCTTCCGAATACTGA